tttagtatttttactgaaaatattggCATTGAAAATGAGAGGAATAATTAAGTACCAGTGAAAGGAGTCAGAATCCTTCTTGGATTGTTTTCTTTGCTTATTAACTACTATTTGCATAGATTAAGTAAATGTACATGAAATTCCTTTGAAATTACAATGTTTTAACAACAGAAtagacaaatatttaattaaagcagATGACATCTTTAATCATCTTATTTTACAAACTACTATTGCTGTAGCAGATTTATACACATAATCATAGATTAtagaatacacaaaataaaattcaacaatttttaatgataaaaatcataattaccttttatttcttttgtaaagtatttttacaacttaaaattacaactaatgaacaaaaaaaaaaaattacaaaaaaattagttgaaaaattacaactaaaaaattaacgctatttaataactattacataATTGAAAACAATGAACAACAATtttcatatcattaaaattttaaacattcaaattCAGCAATCAAATCCATGTGTTTAAAGTTATTTGGTTCGTGAGTAAATCTTTCTAACATTTTTGTTCGTTTCTCATCTTCCTCaccataaaataattgtaactgattTGCTAAACATTGAGCTTCCATTGGATTCacaacatttttatcaaattctccCTTCATAAGAATCATATTTTTCTCATCTTTAAGATCAGGATAATATATCATGGCTAGACATTCAGGTGCATTTTCTTTATGCGTTTGATAAGCAATAAGCGGAGTAAAATGTACTTCATTTCCATTAAACTGGCACACAATAAATTCATAACCTTGTTTTCGGGGTAATGGTAGTATAAATACTGGATATTTTGAACCACGAGACATGATGCTATCATAAGTTTGGTTAGGTATCGTTGCAGCGATCGCATCTTTAGTTTTATGATATTGCAACCATATTTctgaaatttcatctttatttttatcttttattaaatcagtttttaatatatcatttaatttttttggtttttgtaatgcattattatatggttttaaattacCTGGTTTCGCTGGTTGTATATTTGAAGACAGTTTATCATCTTGTGAAGATtggtttggtttattttttttaacatttacttctaACCGTGATAAAAATTCTTCCGGCAAAGACTGCTGTAATGCAGAGATTTTTTTTGAATACTTATTATAAtacggattattttttaattcatcaactgCTTCGACTGCTCTAAACTCGGAAgtcattattgatttaaaatgattatatttactatatatatttactttatcaaaTAATGCACGcacgttttttatattattaaccaATACCTTAGCCATAACCTCAAAGCAAGGAAACTATTCTCATTGCCTGTAATCGAATGAAATATTACTAAAACGAGATATCGACGTCATGCAACCTATTCATCTAACGGCTGCGTAGTTGATTCGATTGTGTAAAACTTGTTGGCCTCGAACATCGCGAGCGGGTTTTTGAATCTTGTTCTAACCTATACAACTGAACTTGTCGTCGGAAGCTTagcattattcatttttttagttgATTGACGTAGATACTGCACTTGCTTTctaactaagaaaaatataaaacttttatattaaatataaccaTTAATAATGACTATATTTGTCATTATTGATATTGTCgctgtttgttaaaataatatataactataattgtaatataataataattgataactgtgaataattttattcattttcaattaatctattaattaattatgtacctTATTATTTCgattttaggacatattttttTCACCAGTCAATTTCAAAACTCTAGCcaacttaaaattttagaaatgatttttttgtcaGAAATGTAAGAAATCATCTTTATTTATCAAAACTGTACTCATTACGAATCACAGTTTTACCTGTAAATTTACCagttatgacaaaattttattactgaattccAGGggattatttgcaaaaaaactgtttcattaaaataaattgatgtgaCACGTTTTATGTGAAGAGAGCGTTTGTTATTAAAAGAACTAGTAATTGCCTACTTATTGTAGTTTGTTACATATCTCACTGAGTGGGCTAATGGCAATGTAAAACTAATTTAGAACAAAAACACTCCCTTTTCCAAATTGATAATCTAGATGAAATGGCtatgtgattttatatgaaatttaatttcatggaGCACTGTAgaagtgaaaagaaatatttttcaaatcactaaagtatttaaaaagtgcTTTGtcagtgttaataaaaaaaattaacattttacattataaaactaaatacaaattttattttagagtatgaTTGAGACTCAAAAGAAATCGGTAGATGTTagaatttatgaatgaatagttGAAGATTGGTGCCTAGGAACAATGACAAAACAGGCTTTCCAGGAAATATTATTGTCACCACAATGTGAAATGTACATTTTTGACTGAAATGTAATACTGTATGCATTTAGGCACCTTCAAAAGGACAGGAAGAGTTCATAGATTACAGAAATTGAGCtatcagatcattgtttggcactgaaaaatatgatacatgtagattaatattttttaataaattcaaaattcaaaaattttttcatgtgtttatatttatgaatatgtttttttaataaacatacagtagtcatttatttctaaaaaaagtgATTTCATGTTTACCACAGAACTATTATCATATAATTTAGTACAATACTTTGACAAGAGAAAGAgcttaattataattctgttatcaatttaatgaattacttactgatccatttaaaagatattcacagcaattattttaaaattaatttagatgctttctttttacaaaatcattataactttgttaaaaagtttataaataatactgattaaacacagtaataaaatgtaaattttctgaattttcattcaATGTGTGTAAACATATTTACTcaaacaataaaacttattttataaaaatctttttatttatttattatcttcatattACTTACTATTATgacatatatgttttaattattactatgagTGTAgactttaattaactttttattattaatttaatgttttgtgatgTTGCTCTGATTAAGACTTCTTCTGTGGAAATGCtggaatagtttatttttttactgatacaaCAGCACATTTACCTATTCCTGATgtaatttatgtatgtttaattaaatactgatctgaataaaattcttcttctttttgtgGTTGCATGTAGtagaaattaagttataattcagaaaaaaaggttttatctCATGGTAGTATAATCAGATATTACTGGACAGTTACTATTACTTGATATTCATAAACtattaaagatttaatatgaGAATGGTATAAGGCAcagattagttataaaaatatctgttcaTTATTTCCAATTAAGTTTACTTTGTTTGTTTATActgaatttttcagtttatttttgaaGTAGCCAGGTTTGCCTATAacatggtaatatttttataattaattcaaaagaaaatccaattaaaattttgtgttacttTAAACACAAAATGTATTGACAATCTGACAAAATTATGTGCAAtctgtattttgaaaattaaaaaaagtcttaaaaacagtcaatgatatattttttaagctggAAACTGTAAGgcttagaacatttttttaacaactttccaTGTTTAAAAAGAGTATTgaagtaaatcttttaaaaggTTTCAATATCTAAATTCTTTCTTCTAACACtgtgaaataattcattaatgtatTGTGGTGATCatactgattttaataatttaacataacaaaTCTAAGCATTTACAAAATTCAGGGGTGGAGTGATGCTGGAATGTGTCAAAACACTGTTCTGGTACTGCTTtttggaaacaataaaaaattgtcctttcacataaaatttgttttaacccTACAAAACTGAGCAGGTGCTGTGAGTCAGTGACCCTTTTGTTTATGTCTAGCAGACCCAAACTTGAGAGACTGGGATCCAGAACCGTATGTAAAAACATGGCTCCAAAAACACTAGACTATAGATGATACTGAACGAGATAAGCAAAACTAACACTGGAAGTTTTTGTAACTCTGTGGAGATATGGGTGCATCAAAATTGGaccaatttcaataaatataacattttgtacTCTTTTGTTTCaactattaaatgttaatttgtccaaatgttcattttaaatgtttttgtggataataaaattatttgatttgattCCTAACCcttactcaattttatttttattgatatgttattaacaaaattatgacccgataaaaaatataacctaaattataaaaaccagactGAATGAAATTAGTTCTTTTTTTGGATATCCATAGGCAAATGAcaacaaaataaatcactaaaaatctaattcatgaaataaatttaaacatttgacatgaaaaaggTAAATTATGATTCTTATCAATGTGAACATGGAAATGAATGTACATTTTTCATAACAATGTAACATAACCAGCCATCTGTAGCTGTGGACCACATTCTTGTGGTCTgctataattcaaaattaaatatccgGTATTTGAAAATTTACAAGTGCATCtctgaataaattatacaaatttttaatttttattacttgagtgaattttacttccttgtacaaagtaaagcaagtaatgtaattgcgaaaaattttggttttcagatttcaatggaaaaatccattttgactagtttcggcatgacatctgtatgtatgtatgtatctcatataactcaaaaacaattagctgtaggatgttgaaattttggatttagaactgttgtaacatctagttgtgcacctcccctattgattgcaatcgactgagccaaaagtgtccaaaaaagcccaaaatcctgaaaaatttggattttgaactttttcttaactgcagtaatagctctcattgagagcttttcaatgacatatcataagtggtacgtacttattttcattggcttcagagttatagccaaatgaaattttaattaataaaatatttgggttttaCAAGGGAAgtcacattggttcaaatcagacttcatctcttttttaacttttttttttttttaatttaaatatattgatttatcaataattattaacctgtgattgtaaaaaaagttttacaataaataataattcttcaataataacaataaaaaaaaaaaattagaaaaaatcactagttattagtgaaataaaattttatggactaaAAATGCATATGTATAATttaacctattaaattatacatacacatttttatgtgtataattatacatacacattattaTGTATGTGcaaatgtaatagatttggtgaaacatttgattatttaacattaattgaaaactgtaatttagaatcgtactatttttggattttctagtttaatttttgtttaattttatttaatcattctggaatttctgtttaattttatcttcattaaagttaattacagaatgactgaaaaatagaccttcacaagaacaacatatacactaaaGCATACATGccctatctttaataaattgcaaaaaattcttatcttttagttcattactcctctgatattattAGACAATATTCTCACTAAGTtgaagttgatcatcattttgtttatttgttttttgttgccaatcatttaatcgttctttggtttgatataattcttgtgATCTCAATTTGTGTTcacattctctagtttttaaattttctctctctttatattcatcatcctcttttaatctttttattcttttgttagttttaacattttctacctctttatatttatcatcttcttttaatttttttattcttcccttgttcttaacattttcttccttttcatattcatcattttgtcagtttttttgaaatgtatttttcatgttatctttctttttcttgtatgattgtttatttttcatttttgggttattcatcaaattatccaataataaaaatggaatattttacaccgtaaggttaaaattaatatttgtaaccagtatacaggagttcactaaacggaatagttttattattactaacttttatttgtatgacacaccagaaatctgtaacttttgttaatcagcaactcacgaagatacaaataatactgatctactaatatgagtaataaagggacttttaatcTATCTTACTATTTCATGTacgattgttgaattaataattgtataaatatttgatgtttataaaaactaatattttggcaattgtgtaattgttcactttattaaagaattgggggatcgtatttcacttttcaatgaaataagtttaaatgaaatgcagaaaatagtgcgtatatgtaatttaataggcgtacaaggcagTCATGTGATggccacatcagactttttttatcTGGTCCTTAGATTATGTTGATTAAGTCACTTGTTTCGACAACTAAACTATTTTTCTTCAAGTAATTTTAATGGTAGTAGCTATTTCTCTAGTAGTAAAATAGAAAACTATGCGCTGggctcataataatttttttttatgtgtttttgtttaatatatatatctgaagcaaatgttctattttaaattttgtttttttgttaatctgtttctatcattaaaaatgaatgtctAAATTGAAAtcaacaaaactttaaataaaaacaattaaaatcctaactttgtcttaaaaatatatttacaagaacATAAATTTctccttaatgaaaaaaaaagtatatttttctcaCAGTTACtgactttaaacaaaaataaatagggcaaaactaaaattgttaacatttttacaacttctacaaaatacattttttaatttttgaatgtttttagtagaataatttttttgtgattacttGCTGAACtagtatattaacaaataattttgactaacgtatttgaattgtttaaaattttatttgctttattttaatttttttttttattgaaatgcacTGGTAATACATGTTTGAAATGAATAAATCACACAACAATtttccaagacaaaaaaaattgccaaCAAAAGCTCTTTTTTTTGAAgcccttttaaaattaaacaggaaaCTATATCCAATAGAAATTATAGCTTAATTAGGgttatgtttaatttatcttttgagtttttatatgtaaaaattaaatttacatacaaattttattcatctCTGAATAAAATATCccatgaaaagatattattattatgtaattattctgagaaaattaatgttctcatgattttatattaattattaaattataaattcttataattaaagatatttgtagtaaaataataatctatcatcagaaattagtttcaaataagtatttattgttCAACTTGCTTTTTTGCATTGACctaccaaaataattaaaatggagttaattaattttaaactgcgTAGAGTTTAAATagtggattgtttttttttaagatcaacattttttacctactttaaaattatacaattattaatgcgGTTTTAAATGTGCTGTAGTAATAATAGTGtgtatgagaatttttttttataataaaaaaattacagtttactaaCTTAGCATTATATCATTCAtgctgtataattataattataagtattatataattataagtactgtatcattataattacagtatttttcttacaaattttaatgaatacaatactgtatagtatataaaatatacaactgCTTAAATCTATTAAgatgtgtaaatttaattgactcatcagcatttattttattttatctttatatatatatatgtaatgaattgataatataaaaagatacattaattttttttcacattgcaGTCATTTTTATGAGTGGGATGCCTATAATTACTCTGAGACAAGAAATACTAATCAGGGTTTCTTTCAcagagtgtaataataataattaaagtttctttctttgagagtaatggtGCTTTGCTATTCAGCAAATCATTATCATGAAGAAATTGAAAGTGTAACTTATggtgataaacataatttatatttaggtgCATGCTGTTGTAACAATATATTTGGCCTGGTAAAAAAGGCAACAGGAAACAATTTCGCTTTTAATTTCCTTAGAAAACCTGATGTAAGTTGTTTATTATGCTTAaggtttcatatttatttttcacaattgaCTTGTTTCTATAAATGGTTCTAAATTAACTAACATTCATATAactgattttctttatttactgaaaataggGCAAAGGATTtcacatttgctaaattttttgagaagaattaaaaattaaatgtaatactaGAATGAAATGatcaaattatatataagaaattgttGCCTTAAGGATTTTGAAGGATTAGGCAATGATTTAGAGGGCTGGTTTAATGATTGCTAGACAtatgtttctgaaaataaatgtCATGTTGGCTATGACCTATCTCAGCagtaagtttttgtaaattactgtAGATAAATAACAGAAGAAAGTTTTCTGGTTGGAGTgaacaaaagtataaaatgatttactttttgttattgaCAGGATACACTAACAATGGacaattatttcagataaattgtGAGCCTTTAGATCAAAAAACACACCAGGAAATTATGTATTCAAATTGTTAATCaacatgctgaaatttttttattgaaaaagacagtattcttttaataattgccAGGCATAACTGCTTAatgaagcagttttttttttatgggaattAGCATTATGaatatgttaattatatctaCATTCTTAGAACAAAAGAAGTGTaagttaaaactgtaaataatttattgtaattgtaaaaattataattaatacatttaaaaatgtaattaaaattaattcattcaaaatatttgtttttatttatgaatttgcttaagaaaatataaaattaactacattgttcatttaattttattttaatttatatttataattaacatcttAATATTAATGctgttttaccaaaaatattcatttctttgttttattcttacatGTTTATTCAGTAATACAGCATAAATTAGTTCAACAAATACTAAATATGCATATGTAAGTTTACTGAAAGTAGCTTTTATGACAACTGCTTTTGtaacaaaggattttttatttatcttataaattttaatgaacaccaaaatttaaacaaacaatttattattgattttttcatttttattgttttttttatatttttttaaatttattgtttgattttaaatttcatgGCAATTTTAGTTAGTTATCTTTAACTGGTTTTGAATGTCTATGTTACTGTATAATTTGGTGGTTGaggtttaattaatgttaaaggTATGAAAGCTGGGAGATTTAGTAATCTTGCTATATTCAATAGATACCTAACTTGTACTTTGACTTGTTTGTCATGTAATCATCAGGTAGGAAACAAGAGTCCTTGGACAGTTCTACAGGTCAAATAAATAAGCAACTGTCCTACCAGATACAAAAAGATGTCAGCATGATCTTTTAGATGAAATCAGGATGGATGGATGATCCTGGTGTATGGATGCCTGCCATAAAGGACGCTAAAGACCAGTTATGATTTAAAGCCACTGTACCATAGATATAGGCAacctaaaattttagttttaattttacgattaatATGTTTTCAACCAGTTACATACAAAGTAAAAACCATTCTGTAGATAGATGCACCACATCAGGTGAGATTAGTCAGATTTTCAAAACTCCCACTTTTAGttcttatttaatactaaattcaagaataaaattaaaaattaaagagtaagtaaatacttcattttgcaaaaaacactaaaatatttaaatttctaactgTTTACTACAACAAAAGTGCAAaattaaatcaatcaatttttattcatagATATAGATAtct
Above is a genomic segment from Lycorma delicatula isolate Av1 chromosome 12, ASM4794821v1, whole genome shotgun sequence containing:
- the LOC142333073 gene encoding ATP synthase mitochondrial F1 complex assembly factor 1, producing MAKVLVNNIKNVRALFDKVNIYSKYNHFKSIMTSEFRAVEAVDELKNNPYYNKYSKKISALQQSLPEEFLSRLEVNVKKNKPNQSSQDDKLSSNIQPAKPGNLKPYNNALQKPKKLNDILKTDLIKDKNKDEISEIWLQYHKTKDAIAATIPNQTYDSIMSRGSKYPVFILPLPRKQGYEFIVCQFNGNEVHFTPLIAYQTHKENAPECLAMIYYPDLKDEKNMILMKGEFDKNVVNPMEAQCLANQLQLFYGEEDEKRTKMLERFTHEPNNFKHMDLIAEFECLKF